The genomic region ATTAATGTTAGGGATGTGCCCAACATTAGCAGTTACAACAAGTGCTATCAATGGATTAGGGATGGGACTTACTACGACTGTAGTTTTGGTTATGTCAAATCTAATGATTTCAATGTTACGTAAGATTATTCCTTCGAATCAAAGGGTACCAGCTTTTATAGTAGTGGTTGCTTCATTTGTAACAATGGTTGAATTTTTATTGGAAGGATTTGTCCCTTCGCTATATGATTCACTAGGTATTTATATACCGTTAATTGTAGTTAATTGTATTATTCTAGGAAGAGCAGAGAGTTATGCTTCTAAAAACCCAGTTATTCCATCTATCTTTGATGGATTAGGAATGGGCTTAGGATTTACTTTAGGGTTAACAAGTATTGCAATGGTTCGAGAAATATTGGGAAATGGAACGATCTTTGGACAAACGATTATGCCTAGTTTTTATGAACCGATTACGATTTTTGTTTTAGCACCAGGAGCATTCTTTGTGGTAGGGTGCTTAACAGCATTTCA from Tannockella kyphosi harbors:
- the rsxE gene encoding electron transport complex subunit RsxE — its product is MNKCVERLNNGLVKENPTFVLMLGMCPTLAVTTSAINGLGMGLTTTVVLVMSNLMISMLRKIIPSNQRVPAFIVVVASFVTMVEFLLEGFVPSLYDSLGIYIPLIVVNCIILGRAESYASKNPVIPSIFDGLGMGLGFTLGLTSIAMVREILGNGTIFGQTIMPSFYEPITIFVLAPGAFFVVGCLTAFQNKMKTKNKLTDKLACNQGCLTCANKCASHK